The segment TCGGCATCGACGTCGTCGGGCGTCGCGTGCTCGATCCCGGCCGCGTCGAGGTGGGCGCGGAGCCGCTCGACCGCGGCATCCGCCGCGATCACCGCGACCGAACCCTCGTGCGCGAGCGCGGCGGTCACCTCGGCCATCGTCCGGGCATCGAGGTCGTCCGGCTCGGGCACCGCGATGACGGCGAGATCGCCGTCGCGGCGCAGCGAGACCGCCTCCGGCACATTCACCCCGAGCGCCGGCAGCAGGCGGTTTGCCAGGGTCACGACCGCTTCCGGTACGCGAAAACCCACGGTCAAGGGCACTACCGGCGCGTCCGGCTTGCCCAGATGACCGAGGATGTCCCGCCAGTCCGTGGTGGCCCACGGGGCGGTGCCCTGCGCCAGGTCGCCGAGCAGCGTGATCGACCCGTGCTCGCTGCGCCGGGCCAGCGCACGCGCCTGCATGGGCGACAGGTCCTGCGCCTCGTCGACGACGACGTGACCGAAACTGGTCTCCCGCTCCAGCAGTCCGGCGGCCTCGTCGAGCAGCAGCAGGTCGGCCGTGGTGAACCGGGCCGACTTCACCGTCTTCGGCGGTTTCGCCCAGCGGATCGCCTCCTGCTCGTCGGCGGTGAGGATGCCGTCGGCCACCGATGGATCGGTGAGCACACCGGCGACCAGCGCCTCCGGGGTGACGGCCGGCCAGGTCTGCTCCAGGAACTCGGTCACCGGGGCGACCTTGCGCATCTTGCGCAGCCAGGGCTCGCTGGGCGAGTTGCCGGTCCGGTACTCCGACTGGCGCTGCAGCAGGCCCACCACCCGGGCCAGCACCCGCTCCCGGCCGACCGCGTACGGCAGGCCCTCGCGGCGGGCCTCGTCGACGAGCCGGCGCAGTGGTTCGGCATCGATCCGCCACCGGTACGACCCGTCGGACACCATGATCGGCTCGGTGGGTTTCCGCAGGCGGCCCCACAGCGCCTTACGGAGCACCTCCGCCATGCGTACGTCATGTTTGACCGCCGTTGCCGCCGCCGAGTCGACGGCCTTGACCGGCGCCCGGCCGATCAGTTCGTCCAGGGTGGACTGCTGCACCTCGACCTCGCCGAGGGTCGGCAGGACCGCGGAGATGTACGAGAGGAACGCGGTGTTCGGCCCGACGATCAGCACCCCGGACCGGCGTAGGCGCTCGCGGTGCAGGTAGAGCAGGTAGGCGGCGCGGTGCAGGCCGACCGCGGTCTTCCCGGTGCCCGGCGCGCCCTGCACACAGATCGAGTCGCCCAGCTCGGCCCGGACCAGCTCGTCCTGCTCCGGCTGGATGGTGGCGACGATGTCGCGCATCGGCCCGACGCGCGGCCGCTCGATCTCGGCGTACAGGATGCGGCTCTTCGTCCCCAGCTCCTCGCCGCGATCCAGGTGCTCGTCCTCGAAGCTGGTCAGGTCGCCCTTGACGAAGCCGAACCGGCGGCGGGTGGAGACGCCCTGCGGATCGCGCACGCTGGCCCGGTAGAAGCTGCGGGAGAGCGGTGCCCGCCAGTCCAGCACCATCGGCTCGCCCAGGTCGTCGGTGACGTGCCGACGGCCCACGTGGTACGCGCTGTCCTCGATGTCGAGGCGCCCGAAGAAGAGCGGGGTGTCCGGGTCGTCGGCCAGCTCCTTGACCCGGCGGGCCATGTGCCGGCCCAGTTGTTCGGCGGTGTAGGCGTCCCCGGCCACCTTGTCGCCGGTCGCGAAGAGCGACTCGGCGCGGTCGCGCATCCGGCGCAGCGCGGCCCGGGACTCAGTGAGATGGGTACGTTCGGCAGTGAGTTCGGTGTCCAGGTCAGAAGCGGGCACAGGTCATCCCTAGGGCTGATCAGGCTGCTGCTCGCGTATCCGATGCGGGCGGGTCGGCCGCCCCTCGGCGCGGGGACGCCCGCTGCGGTGCATGCTCACCACGGCCGTCAAGCGGCCCTCCACGCTACGCCTTCGGCCGGTGCTGTCCACCGAATTTCCGCGCTGGTCAGAATGGGGGGATGACTGAGCTGTCGCAGGGGCGGGTCTCCGATGCCCGGACGATGCGGGCGCTGGCGCACCCGGCCCGGATCGAGATCGTCGAGCATCTGAGCGCTTCCGGTGCGGCGGTCACCGCGACCGAGTGCGCCGGGCTGGTCGGGCTGTCGCCGAGCGCGACCAGCTATCACCTGCGGGAACTGGCCAAGTACGGCCTGGTCGAGCAGGCACCCGGCCGGGGCGACGGGCGGGAGCGGCTGTGGCGCAGCACCAGCACCAGCCTGTGGATCGAGGGCGACGTCGAGCAGCCGGAGGCGATGGCTGCCGAGCGGGCGCTGATCGAGCTGTACCTGGCCCGGGACTTCAACCGGCTCCGGGAGTGGGCGGACCGGCAGAGCGGGGAGTCGAAGCAGTGGCGGGACGCGGCCGCGCTGATGGGCCAGCATCTGCTGATCACGGCCGAGGAGTTGACCGAGTTGACCCAACAGGTCCGTGCGCTGATGGCGCCCTATCGGACGCGGGAGCGACAGCGGTCGGCGCCGGAGGGGGCGCGCGAGGTGGTCGTGCAGTACGCCGCGTTCCCGAAGGCATAGCTCGAGGGTTGCCTCAGCAGATGTGAAGGAATACTTTCGAAGTATGTCCTTCACATCTGCGGAATCACGCTGGGCGGATGTCCACCTGGCCGCGGCGGGACGGGCGATCTCGGTCTGCGGCGACCTGCTGGCGGCCACCACACTCGCCCTCGTCCTGCAGCAGGCCGGTCACGGCGGGTTCGCGGTGTCCGGACTGCTCGTCGCGGCCAGCCTGCCGATCACGCTGCTTGCCGCACCCGCCGGGCGGCTGGTGGACCGTGCGGACAGTCGTACGCTGCTGGTGGTCGTGGGTCTTGCCCAGGCCGTGGTGTGCCTGGCGCTCGCCTTCGTCACCCAGCCGGTGCTGATCGTGGCCCTGGTCGCGCTGCTCTCCTGCGGCCTGGCCGTCACCCAGCCGACGCTGTCCGCGCTGCTGCCCGGCATGGTGCACAGCGACGACCTGGCCCGGGCGAGCGGGATCGTGCAGACCGCCGGGCTGTTCGGCATGCTGGTCGCCCCGGCGCTGGCCGGCATCCTGGTCGGGCAGACCGGGCCGCGGGTGCCACTCCTACTCGACGCGGCCAGCTACCTC is part of the Actinoplanes sp. NBC_00393 genome and harbors:
- a CDS encoding ArsR/SmtB family transcription factor translates to MTELSQGRVSDARTMRALAHPARIEIVEHLSASGAAVTATECAGLVGLSPSATSYHLRELAKYGLVEQAPGRGDGRERLWRSTSTSLWIEGDVEQPEAMAAERALIELYLARDFNRLREWADRQSGESKQWRDAAALMGQHLLITAEELTELTQQVRALMAPYRTRERQRSAPEGAREVVVQYAAFPKA
- a CDS encoding HelD family protein encodes the protein MPASDLDTELTAERTHLTESRAALRRMRDRAESLFATGDKVAGDAYTAEQLGRHMARRVKELADDPDTPLFFGRLDIEDSAYHVGRRHVTDDLGEPMVLDWRAPLSRSFYRASVRDPQGVSTRRRFGFVKGDLTSFEDEHLDRGEELGTKSRILYAEIERPRVGPMRDIVATIQPEQDELVRAELGDSICVQGAPGTGKTAVGLHRAAYLLYLHRERLRRSGVLIVGPNTAFLSYISAVLPTLGEVEVQQSTLDELIGRAPVKAVDSAAATAVKHDVRMAEVLRKALWGRLRKPTEPIMVSDGSYRWRIDAEPLRRLVDEARREGLPYAVGRERVLARVVGLLQRQSEYRTGNSPSEPWLRKMRKVAPVTEFLEQTWPAVTPEALVAGVLTDPSVADGILTADEQEAIRWAKPPKTVKSARFTTADLLLLDEAAGLLERETSFGHVVVDEAQDLSPMQARALARRSEHGSITLLGDLAQGTAPWATTDWRDILGHLGKPDAPVVPLTVGFRVPEAVVTLANRLLPALGVNVPEAVSLRRDGDLAVIAVPEPDDLDARTMAEVTAALAHEGSVAVIAADAAVERLRAHLDAAGIEHATPDDVDAEARVTVVPATVVKGLEYDHVIVHEPADIVAAEPKGLNRLYVVLTRAVTRLSVLHAKSLPEPLKIA